Within the candidate division KSB1 bacterium genome, the region ATTGCTGAATTGAAAGAATGGCAAGACGCTCAGAAGAAATTAGATGAAGTCATTCGTCAATGGGAGAATGAAGGTCAGGAGATGCTCCAAAAACTGCAACAGATGCGAGAGCAATTTGATGCTCAGAGTTTGCTGTTGAGTGAGACCAAGAAAAAAGAGAAGCAGCAGGAACTGGAAGCGTTAAGTATGCAATTGCAGAAGTTTCAGCGCGAAAAATTCGACCCGCAATCTGGAGAAGTGGTCCGAAAACAGGCGGAACTCATCCAACCAGTATTGGATAAGATCAATGCGGTGATTAAAAAAATTGGTGATGAAGAGAAATTCGATTACATTTTCGACACCAATAATGGTGCGATCTTATATTTCGGCAGTGATCAGCCTGATTTGACCGATCGCGTGCTGGCAGAGTTGAACAAAGGGCAATCTGTGAAAACCGAGCCAACTAAAGGAAAAGATAATCGATAATCCCCTCTTGGCGAACAATCTCAATTGAGTATCTGTTATGGAACTTTCATTAGCCGAAATTGCCTCGCTCGTTCAAGGAGAACTGGAGGGGGATGGTTCGATCATTATTCGCGGTGTGGCAAAAATCGAAACGGCCAGTCCTGGTGAAATTACTTTTCTATCCAATCCAAAGTATGCGAAATACGTAGAAACGACCCAAGCAGCCGCAATTCTGGTGAGTCATGATTTTCCAGCAACCGATCGGCCGGTGATTCGCACAAAGAACCCCTATTTCGCGTTTTTGAAAGTGCTGCAAGTCTTTCACCCTCCCCTCGTCACCGTGGCGGAGGGGGTTCATCCGACGGCAATAGTAGATGCCACGGCTCAGCTTGGAAAAAATGTCAGAATTGGGCCTCGTGTGGTAATTGATAGAGATTGTAAGATCGGGGATGAAGTGGTCATTCATCCTGGTGTGGTGCTCGGCCCCGAAGTGGAGATCGGCCATCATACGCTGATTTACGCGAACGTTACGGTGCGCGAACGGGTGAAGATCGGCAGCAACGTGATCATCCATAGCGGGACGGTGATCGGTTCCGATGGTTTCGGATTTGCGCGCGAAGGGCAGCAATATTTCAAGATCCCTCAGGTGGGAACGGTGATCATCGAGGACGATGTGGAGATCGGCGCAAATTGTGCGATTGACCGCGCGACGCTGGGCGCGACAGTCATCCATCGAGGGGCAAAACTGGATAATTTGATTCAGGTTGCCCATAATGTTGAGATCGGCGAGAACACGGTCATCGCAGCGCAAACTGGGATCTCTGGCAGTACCAAAATTGGAAAAAACGTCATGATCGGTGGCCAAGTGGGCTTTGTCGGCCACATTGAGATCGGGGATAACACCGTCATCGGTGCACAATCTGGGGTCTCGAAAAGTTTGCCCCAGAATTCGACCTATTTCGGCTACCCCGCAAGGCCTATGATGCAAGCCAAACGTGAGGAAGCTGCGCTGCGGCGACTGCCAGATTTGTTAAAACGAGTTTCCGAGCTGGAAGCCAGGCTAGAATCTTTACTCAATAAATGAAGGTTCTAAACTGCGATCAAAACCCTTGGCGCCACAAGATCGAACCTTCTAACGCATAATCAATACTGAGAAAAATGCGACTTGGCAACCACCATGATGATTTTGGAGACTCGCTTAAGGTTTATTCTTATGGAGGTGGGATGTTAAAGAATCAACGGACTATTAAGCAACCAGTTTCTATCTCTGGCGTGGGGCTGCATACGGGTAATAGCTCCACGCTAACTTTTCTGCCAGCACCTGAAAATTACGGCATTCGGTTCAAACGGACGGACATTCCCGATTGCCCGGAAATTTTGGCCGACATCGAACACGTCGTGGATATCTCGCGGGGCACGACCATCGGTCAGAACTGTGCCGTGATTCATACTGTGGAACACGTTTTGGCTGCCATCGCCGGTTTAGAGATCGACAATATTCTGGTGGAGCTGACGAACAATGAACCGCCAGTCATCGATGGCAGTGCGCTCCCATTCGTGGAAATTCTCCTCAAAGCCGGGTTTGAGACGCAAAACTCGCCAAAGGATTATATCATCATCGAAAATACGATCGCTTATCATAATGAGGAGCGCAAGGTTGACATCATTGTCGTCCCGTCGGATCAGTTCCGCATCACTTTCATGGTCGATTATCAGAACCCAGCGTTGGGCACGCAATATACCTCACTCTATTCATTGGAAGAAGAATTTGTCACCGAATTTGCTCCAGCACGGACGTTCTGCTTTCTCCATGAGGTGGAGATGCTCAAGGAGCAAGGGCTAATTAAGGGTGGGAATGTGGATAATGCCATTGTAATTATCGATCGCGAAATTGATCAAAGTGAGTTCGATCGGCTGAAACGGCTGTTCAATATTCCCAATTCAGTCGTCTTGGGATCCAACGGCATTCTTGGCGGCAAGGAGTTACGCTTCTACAACGAACCCGTGCGACACAAGGCGCTAGATCTGATCGGTGATTTAGCCTTATTAGGTGCGCCGTTGATCGGGCATATTGTGGCGGCGCGGTCGGGTCATGCAGCCAATGTGGAATTGGTGAAGGTGCTTCGCAAGGAATTTGAAAAGAAGAAAATTACTTCCAAATATCAAAAGCGGGCGGCTGGCAAAGGTGTGGTCCTGGATATCAATGCCATACAGAAGATCCTGCCGCATCGCTATCCGTTTCTATTGGTTGATAAGATCATCGATTTGGTTCCCAAGCAGCATGTGGTCGGGATCAAAAATGTCACTGCCAATGAGCCGTTTTTCATCGGCCATTTTCCAGATCGACCGATTATGCCGGGGGTGTTGATCATCGAAGCCATGGCCCAGGTCGGCGGTATCTTGTTGTTGGATGCAGAGGCAGATCCCTCGGACAAGTTGGTGTTTTTCACTGGAATCGATAATGTCAAATTTCGCAAGCCAGTTCTGCCAGGCGATCAACTCCGATTTGAATTGGATATGGTTCGCTATCGCCGATCGATTTGCAAAATGGTCGGAAAAGCTTTTGTCGGAGACGATCTGGTCTGCGAGGCAGAACTCTCTGCTGCCGTGGTTCCACGATAATTAGGAAAGTCGAAAACAAGGTGAAAAATCCAGGAGAAAGATTGTGACGAATATCCATCCTACGGCGATTGTTGATCCGAATGCGCAACTGGGCGAAGATGTAACAGTTGGACCTTATTCTATTATTCAGGACGATGTGATTATTGGTGATGGCTGTCAGATTGGCTCGCACGTGCTCATCCACGCCGGCACGCGGATGGGAAAACGTTGCAAGGTATTCCATGGAGCAGTGTTGGGCACAGACCCTCAAGATTTAAAATACGCTGGCGAAAAGACCACCCTCGAGATCGGCGAGAGCACGACGATCAGGGAATTTTGTACGTTGAATCGGGGTAGTTCCCATCGGATGAAAACTGTGGTCGGCTCAAATACGCTGTTAATGGCGTACGTCCACGTTGCCCACGACTGCATTATTGGCAATCACGTCATCTTGGCCAATGCAGTGAATATGGCGGGGCATGTCATTATCGAGGACTATGCTTCAGTCGGGGGAATGACGCCCATCCACCAGTTCGTCAGA harbors:
- a CDS encoding OmpH family outer membrane protein; its protein translation is MLLRNLTKMMLALGLMALMVTPGFSQKMKIGIVHSQKVIAELKEWQDAQKKLDEVIRQWENEGQEMLQKLQQMREQFDAQSLLLSETKKKEKQQELEALSMQLQKFQREKFDPQSGEVVRKQAELIQPVLDKINAVIKKIGDEEKFDYIFDTNNGAILYFGSDQPDLTDRVLAELNKGQSVKTEPTKGKDNR
- the lpxD gene encoding UDP-3-O-(3-hydroxymyristoyl)glucosamine N-acyltransferase, whose product is MELSLAEIASLVQGELEGDGSIIIRGVAKIETASPGEITFLSNPKYAKYVETTQAAAILVSHDFPATDRPVIRTKNPYFAFLKVLQVFHPPLVTVAEGVHPTAIVDATAQLGKNVRIGPRVVIDRDCKIGDEVVIHPGVVLGPEVEIGHHTLIYANVTVRERVKIGSNVIIHSGTVIGSDGFGFAREGQQYFKIPQVGTVIIEDDVEIGANCAIDRATLGATVIHRGAKLDNLIQVAHNVEIGENTVIAAQTGISGSTKIGKNVMIGGQVGFVGHIEIGDNTVIGAQSGVSKSLPQNSTYFGYPARPMMQAKREEAALRRLPDLLKRVSELEARLESLLNK
- a CDS encoding bifunctional UDP-3-O-[3-hydroxymyristoyl] N-acetylglucosamine deacetylase/3-hydroxyacyl-ACP dehydratase, whose product is MLKNQRTIKQPVSISGVGLHTGNSSTLTFLPAPENYGIRFKRTDIPDCPEILADIEHVVDISRGTTIGQNCAVIHTVEHVLAAIAGLEIDNILVELTNNEPPVIDGSALPFVEILLKAGFETQNSPKDYIIIENTIAYHNEERKVDIIVVPSDQFRITFMVDYQNPALGTQYTSLYSLEEEFVTEFAPARTFCFLHEVEMLKEQGLIKGGNVDNAIVIIDREIDQSEFDRLKRLFNIPNSVVLGSNGILGGKELRFYNEPVRHKALDLIGDLALLGAPLIGHIVAARSGHAANVELVKVLRKEFEKKKITSKYQKRAAGKGVVLDINAIQKILPHRYPFLLVDKIIDLVPKQHVVGIKNVTANEPFFIGHFPDRPIMPGVLIIEAMAQVGGILLLDAEADPSDKLVFFTGIDNVKFRKPVLPGDQLRFELDMVRYRRSICKMVGKAFVGDDLVCEAELSAAVVPR
- the lpxA gene encoding acyl-ACP--UDP-N-acetylglucosamine O-acyltransferase — encoded protein: MVTNIHPTAIVDPNAQLGEDVTVGPYSIIQDDVIIGDGCQIGSHVLIHAGTRMGKRCKVFHGAVLGTDPQDLKYAGEKTTLEIGESTTIREFCTLNRGSSHRMKTVVGSNTLLMAYVHVAHDCIIGNHVILANAVNMAGHVIIEDYASVGGMTPIHQFVRIGKHAFVGGGLRVPKDVPPYILAADEPLTYEGINRVGLSRRGFSPETMMKLRQAYKLLYRSNLNVSQALAQIEATVELIPEVQDVINFIRTSERGIIK